The following proteins come from a genomic window of Sphaerisporangium rubeum:
- a CDS encoding MFS transporter, with translation MPERFGSRPAIVALIALALAAFLYVTTESLPIGLLPLMARDLGTSASAVGLLVTGYGLVVVVVTLPLTRMTRRIPRRRLLCVLLGVFALATCLSAVAGDYWLLMGARMVTALSQAVFWAVVTPAAAGLFRPEVRGKAMAVLYAGASSAAVAGVPAGTWLGQQAGWRTVFLVLGGLGLVVLAVVAAVLPGTPAGRGAADRGSAPDRGRYLVIVAGTATAVTGAFAAFTYIGPFLTEVSGFAESSIGPLLLARGVAGVAGVVVAGYLADRHAWHTMAGLTGLQALALAAQYLLGGSPVATVAAVALSGFTMSGLTAVLGSRVLTHAPGTSDMASAGMSTAFNVGITAGAFLGGVLLPLAGPGGTVLAGALLSLVAFAVMLAEPAFSSRAATVASPRLGHAGTR, from the coding sequence ATGCCAGAACGGTTCGGGAGCAGACCGGCGATCGTCGCGCTGATCGCGCTGGCCTTGGCGGCGTTCCTCTACGTGACGACCGAGTCGCTGCCGATCGGCCTGCTGCCGCTGATGGCGCGGGACCTCGGGACCAGCGCGTCGGCGGTCGGGCTGCTGGTCACCGGGTACGGGCTGGTGGTCGTGGTGGTGACGCTTCCGCTGACGCGGATGACCCGGCGGATACCCCGGCGGCGGCTGCTCTGCGTGCTGCTCGGGGTGTTCGCGCTGGCGACGTGCCTGTCGGCCGTGGCGGGGGACTACTGGCTGCTCATGGGTGCGCGGATGGTGACGGCGCTGAGCCAGGCGGTGTTCTGGGCCGTGGTGACGCCGGCCGCGGCGGGACTGTTCCGTCCTGAAGTGCGCGGGAAGGCCATGGCCGTCCTGTACGCGGGGGCCTCCAGCGCCGCGGTCGCCGGGGTGCCGGCCGGTACGTGGCTCGGGCAGCAGGCCGGGTGGCGGACGGTGTTCCTCGTGCTCGGGGGGCTCGGGCTGGTGGTGCTCGCCGTGGTCGCGGCGGTGCTGCCCGGCACGCCGGCGGGTCGCGGCGCGGCGGACCGGGGCAGCGCACCCGATCGCGGCCGGTACCTGGTGATCGTGGCCGGCACGGCGACGGCGGTCACCGGCGCGTTCGCGGCGTTCACCTACATCGGCCCGTTCCTGACCGAGGTCAGCGGGTTCGCCGAGTCGTCGATCGGCCCGCTGCTGCTGGCGCGCGGCGTCGCGGGGGTGGCCGGCGTGGTGGTGGCCGGCTACCTGGCCGACCGGCACGCCTGGCACACCATGGCGGGGCTGACCGGCCTGCAGGCGCTGGCGCTCGCCGCGCAGTACCTGCTCGGCGGCTCCCCGGTCGCGACCGTCGCCGCCGTCGCGCTGTCGGGCTTCACGATGTCGGGCCTGACCGCGGTCCTCGGGTCGCGGGTCCTGACGCACGCTCCCGGCACGTCGGACATGGCGAGCGCCGGGATGTCCACGGCGTTCAACGTCGGCATCACCGCCGGCGCGTTCCTCGGCGGCGTGCTGCTGCCTCTCGCGGGGCCAGGCGGCACGGTGCTGGCCGGGGCCCTGCTCAGCCTGGTGGCGTTCGCCGTCATGCTGGCCGAACCCGCCTTCTCCAGCAGAGCGGCCACCGTCGCCTCGCCGCGGTTGGGGCACGCCGGGACCAGGTGA
- a CDS encoding VOC family protein translates to MPSQLIALCFDANDPQGLARFWAGVLGWTTADPAGGFVLQPDDDTGFQLRFLPSEEKKTRPNQAHFDLTSTSLEDQRRTVARALELGARHIDIGQGPDVDHVVLADPEGNEFCVIGPDNKFLAECGFVGALASDGTQEVGYFWSEALGWPLVWDQDQETAIRSPHGGPKITWGGPPVAEKIGRNRLHFDLAPPAGGDQQAEADRLVSLGATRAGTGRDGRVLMTDPDGNEFCLLTPR, encoded by the coding sequence ATGCCTTCCCAGCTCATCGCCCTGTGCTTCGACGCGAACGACCCCCAGGGGCTCGCACGGTTCTGGGCCGGGGTCCTCGGCTGGACGACGGCCGATCCGGCCGGCGGTTTCGTGCTCCAGCCGGACGACGACACCGGGTTCCAGCTCCGGTTCCTCCCGTCGGAGGAGAAGAAGACCCGGCCGAACCAGGCCCACTTCGACCTGACCAGCACGTCCCTTGAGGACCAGCGGCGGACGGTCGCCAGAGCGCTGGAGCTCGGTGCGCGGCACATCGACATCGGGCAGGGGCCGGATGTCGATCATGTGGTGCTCGCCGACCCCGAGGGGAACGAGTTCTGCGTCATCGGGCCGGACAACAAGTTCCTCGCCGAGTGCGGGTTCGTCGGGGCCCTCGCGAGCGACGGCACGCAGGAGGTCGGGTACTTCTGGAGCGAGGCGCTCGGCTGGCCGCTGGTCTGGGACCAGGACCAGGAGACCGCGATCCGTTCCCCGCACGGCGGACCGAAGATCACCTGGGGTGGTCCGCCGGTGGCGGAGAAGATCGGCAGGAACCGGCTGCACTTCGATCTCGCCCCGCCTGCCGGCGGCGACCAGCAGGCGGAGGCGGATCGCCTGGTGTCCCTCGGCGCGACGCGGGCCGGCACCGGACGGGACGGCCGGGTGCTGATGACCGATCCGGACGGGAACGAGTTCTGCCTGCTGACCCCCAGGTAG
- a CDS encoding CGNR zinc finger domain-containing protein, translating to MRPDVWQLPLVGGHPAFDLVNTVEPRDGAPPHDHLSGPAALLGWTVAAGLIDGDEAGRAGQVWRDDPVAAEAGLAAVRDVRESLRLVMFALVPGGEAPADPVATGAALVRLHERWAGAAGRAALVLGGGDRPGVRLTYGTVPAMLIPDRVAEAALDVLRTADLTRVRRCPVADGGCDWLFLDHSRNGSRRWCSMADCGTSAKARRLTERRRAARTGA from the coding sequence ATGCGACCCGACGTGTGGCAGCTTCCCCTGGTCGGCGGACACCCGGCGTTCGATCTGGTCAACACCGTCGAACCGCGCGACGGCGCGCCGCCGCACGACCACCTGTCCGGCCCCGCCGCGTTGCTGGGCTGGACGGTCGCGGCCGGCCTGATCGACGGCGACGAGGCCGGTCGCGCCGGTCAGGTGTGGCGCGACGATCCCGTGGCCGCCGAGGCGGGACTGGCCGCCGTACGGGACGTCCGCGAGTCCCTGCGCCTGGTGATGTTCGCTCTGGTCCCCGGCGGCGAAGCCCCCGCTGACCCGGTCGCCACCGGGGCGGCGCTGGTCAGGCTGCACGAGCGGTGGGCCGGAGCGGCCGGACGCGCGGCGCTGGTGCTCGGCGGCGGCGACCGTCCCGGGGTGCGCCTCACCTACGGCACGGTACCGGCGATGCTGATCCCCGACCGGGTCGCCGAAGCCGCGCTCGACGTGCTGCGGACCGCCGACCTCACCCGGGTGCGCCGCTGTCCCGTGGCCGACGGCGGCTGCGACTGGCTCTTCCTGGACCACAGCCGCAACGGCTCGCGCCGCTGGTGCAGCATGGCCGACTGCGGCACCAGCGCCAAGGCCCGCCGCCTCACCGAACGCCGCCGCGCCGCGCGCACCGGCGCGTGA
- a CDS encoding sensor histidine kinase has protein sequence MTSRRFARRSLRKRLALAYAAGVYAAGVLVLMVVDLPLATVQVTRPAVLPAPSVVAGPAPAPGISLPQLLTGSAVALVLLIPLSLALGWYVAGRFLYPLRTITATATSISAGNLHRRLDLGEPTDELTELGHTLDDLFARLQASFDAQRHFVANASHELRTPLAGLRTLLEVALADPDAGTATLRAACQEALALGDHQERLVQALLTLATSERGVTRRDTLDLAGVTETVLATRRGQAAKAGVGLTCHLAPATTTGDPRLVESLVANLIDNAIRHNHADGHVRITTVSSGTQAVLTVANSGPVIPEDQVERLFHPFQKLPAGRSGTAGGHGLGLAIVDAVAKAHHATLTAAAPPEGGLSVTVRFASPG, from the coding sequence ATGACCTCCCGGCGGTTCGCCAGAAGGTCCCTGCGCAAGCGGCTCGCGCTCGCCTACGCGGCAGGCGTGTACGCCGCCGGCGTGCTGGTGCTCATGGTCGTCGACCTTCCGCTCGCCACCGTCCAGGTGACCAGGCCCGCGGTCCTGCCCGCACCGAGCGTGGTCGCCGGGCCCGCACCCGCACCCGGGATCAGCCTGCCTCAGCTCCTCACCGGCTCCGCCGTCGCACTGGTCCTGCTCATCCCCCTCTCCCTGGCGCTCGGCTGGTACGTCGCCGGCCGGTTCCTGTACCCGCTGCGCACCATCACCGCCACCGCCACCAGCATCTCCGCCGGAAACCTCCACCGCCGCCTGGACCTCGGCGAGCCCACGGACGAGCTGACCGAGCTCGGCCACACCCTCGACGATTTGTTCGCGCGCCTGCAGGCGTCCTTCGACGCGCAACGCCACTTCGTCGCCAACGCCTCCCACGAGCTGCGCACCCCGCTCGCCGGCCTGCGCACCCTCCTCGAAGTGGCCCTGGCCGACCCCGACGCCGGCACCGCCACCCTGCGAGCGGCCTGCCAGGAGGCCCTGGCCCTCGGCGACCACCAGGAACGGCTCGTCCAGGCACTGCTCACCCTCGCGACCAGCGAACGCGGCGTCACCCGCCGCGACACCCTCGACCTCGCCGGCGTCACCGAGACGGTGCTCGCCACACGCCGCGGCCAGGCGGCCAAAGCCGGCGTCGGCCTCACCTGCCACCTGGCACCGGCGACCACCACCGGCGACCCGCGTCTGGTCGAAAGCCTCGTCGCCAACCTCATCGACAACGCCATCCGCCACAACCACGCGGACGGCCACGTGCGGATCACCACCGTGTCCTCAGGCACGCAGGCGGTCCTCACCGTCGCCAACAGCGGCCCCGTCATCCCCGAGGACCAGGTCGAGCGCCTCTTCCACCCCTTCCAGAAGCTGCCGGCCGGCCGCAGCGGCACAGCCGGCGGTCACGGCCTCGGCCTCGCCATCGTCGACGCCGTCGCCAAGGCCCACCACGCCACCCTCACCGCCGCAGCACCCCCAGAAGGCGGCCTGTCCGTCACCGTGCGCTTCGCGTCGCCGGGGTGA
- a CDS encoding erythromycin esterase family protein, giving the protein MDIKDTARPLDGPGISAFLRSRPARPLLLGLGEARHFVDELGEVRNEVFRHLVEHEGYRSFAVESDCLMGLVVDDYVTTGEGTLDDVMERGFSHRFGTWPANRELVRWMRAYNEDHDAKLRFFGFDGPLEYWAASPRQAITGLYDLLDGPLPCTRETLGTLLGPDDRWSDEATVMDPSRSIGRSADAERLRLITDDLVALLDTQLPRLDAHDRDRATLYGRTATGLLRYHHWMADTSPVRVSRLSALRDAMMAANLRAIAGHGPALVFGHNLHLQRDKSAMSFGDLTLDWWGAGAITATHLGDRYAFLASAFGTLGDDTPPTGTIEGMLSALPWDHSLVDTPHLAELLPETPPRTTDDFAYFPLDPAHLALIDGLVFLKRAVGGRPA; this is encoded by the coding sequence ATGGACATCAAGGACACGGCACGGCCGCTCGACGGTCCAGGGATCTCGGCGTTCCTGCGCTCTCGTCCCGCCAGGCCCCTGCTGCTCGGCCTGGGTGAGGCCAGGCACTTCGTGGACGAGCTGGGGGAGGTGCGCAACGAGGTCTTCCGCCATCTGGTCGAGCATGAGGGATACCGGTCGTTCGCCGTCGAGAGCGACTGTCTCATGGGCCTGGTGGTGGACGACTACGTCACGACCGGCGAAGGAACGCTCGACGACGTCATGGAACGCGGTTTCAGCCACCGTTTCGGCACGTGGCCGGCCAACCGCGAGCTCGTGCGCTGGATGCGCGCGTACAACGAGGACCACGACGCCAAGCTCAGGTTCTTCGGGTTCGACGGCCCGCTGGAGTACTGGGCCGCGAGCCCCCGCCAGGCGATCACCGGGCTGTACGACCTCCTGGACGGACCCCTGCCCTGTACCAGGGAGACGCTCGGCACGCTGCTCGGCCCGGACGACCGGTGGTCGGACGAGGCGACCGTCATGGACCCGTCGCGGTCGATCGGCCGGTCCGCCGACGCCGAGCGACTGCGGCTGATCACCGACGACCTGGTGGCACTGCTCGACACGCAGCTACCGCGGCTCGACGCGCACGACCGGGACCGCGCCACCCTGTACGGCCGCACCGCGACCGGCCTGCTCCGCTACCACCACTGGATGGCCGACACCTCCCCGGTGCGGGTGTCACGGCTGTCGGCGCTGCGGGACGCGATGATGGCCGCCAACCTGCGCGCGATCGCCGGACACGGCCCGGCACTGGTCTTCGGCCACAACCTGCACCTGCAGCGCGACAAGAGCGCCATGTCCTTCGGCGACCTGACCCTCGACTGGTGGGGTGCCGGAGCGATCACCGCGACCCACCTCGGCGACCGCTACGCCTTCCTCGCCTCCGCTTTCGGCACACTCGGCGACGACACCCCGCCGACCGGCACCATCGAGGGCATGCTCTCCGCACTCCCATGGGACCACTCCCTGGTCGACACCCCCCACCTGGCCGAGCTCCTCCCCGAAACCCCACCGCGTACGACCGACGATTTCGCCTATTTCCCCCTCGACCCCGCTCATCTCGCTCTGATCGACGGTCTCGTCTTCCTCAAGCGGGCCGTGGGAGGCCGGCCCGCTTGA
- a CDS encoding TioE family transcriptional regulator, whose product MRPVDLAREHGLSTQAIRNYEDAGILPAAERTFHGYRVYTATHAQALRAFLSLVPGHGHQTATSIMQAVNRGAIDDALRLIDDSHGRLLDDRRTLQAVDAALRDLAPVPQERGDTFIGPLARRLGLRPATLRKWENAGLVQPRRDPRTGYRVYSAADVRDVRLAHQLRRGGYLLDQIAPLIAQVRAAGGVAPLESTLRDWQARLSARGRAMLQGAADLHAYLGVRQPCAEAAGARSRAYDCT is encoded by the coding sequence ATGAGACCGGTGGACCTGGCGCGCGAGCACGGCCTGTCCACCCAGGCGATCAGGAACTACGAGGACGCCGGCATCCTCCCCGCCGCCGAGCGGACCTTCCACGGCTACCGCGTCTACACGGCGACGCACGCGCAGGCCCTGCGCGCGTTCCTCTCCCTGGTGCCCGGCCACGGTCACCAGACCGCCACCTCGATCATGCAGGCGGTCAACCGTGGCGCCATCGACGACGCGCTGCGGCTCATCGACGACAGCCACGGCCGGCTCCTCGACGACCGCCGCACCCTGCAGGCCGTCGACGCCGCGCTCCGCGACCTGGCCCCCGTGCCGCAGGAACGCGGCGACACGTTCATCGGCCCGCTGGCGCGACGGCTCGGCCTGCGGCCCGCCACCTTGCGCAAGTGGGAGAACGCCGGCCTGGTCCAGCCGCGCCGTGACCCGCGCACCGGTTACCGCGTCTACAGCGCGGCGGACGTCCGCGACGTCCGGCTGGCGCACCAGCTCAGACGCGGCGGCTACCTGCTGGACCAGATCGCCCCCCTGATCGCTCAGGTCCGCGCCGCCGGTGGCGTGGCGCCGCTGGAGTCCACCTTGCGCGACTGGCAGGCCCGCCTGTCGGCCCGGGGCCGCGCCATGCTCCAGGGTGCCGCCGACCTGCACGCCTACCTTGGTGTCCGCCAACCGTGTGCGGAGGCGGCCGGAGCGCGGTCACGTGCCTACGACTGCACCTGA
- a CDS encoding epoxide hydrolase family protein, with translation MTSPQAFPLEPTPIHVPDEVLDDLRARLASTRAPLDEGNEDWSYGVPAGYMRDLVAYWRDGYDWRKSEAAMNTYEHYRTTVAGVPVHFMRKPGRGPDPIPLILTHGWPWTFWHWSKVIDPLADPAASGGDPADAFDVIVPSLPGFGFPGPLTGFPDVNFWKVSDLWHTLMTETLGYEKYAAGGCDIGGIVSSQLGHKYADELYGIHIGSGLPLDFFTGPRAWDFARNRPLTDDQPADVRARIIEFDHRHAVHLAVHMLDGATLAHGLSDSPAGLLAWLLERWTAWSDNGGDVESVFTKDDLLTHATIYWVNNSIATSMRYYANANRHPWTPSHDRTPVVRAPVGITFVTYENPPGIHTAAERVQAFMSGPQAAWFNHVNVNAHDHGGHFIPWENPGAWVTDLRRTFRDRRP, from the coding sequence ATGACCAGCCCACAGGCCTTCCCCCTGGAGCCCACCCCGATCCATGTGCCGGACGAGGTCCTCGACGACCTGCGCGCACGGCTCGCGTCGACCCGTGCGCCACTGGACGAGGGGAACGAGGACTGGTCCTACGGCGTACCGGCCGGCTACATGCGTGATCTGGTCGCCTACTGGCGGGACGGCTACGACTGGCGCAAGTCCGAGGCCGCGATGAACACCTACGAGCACTACCGGACGACGGTCGCCGGGGTCCCGGTGCACTTCATGCGCAAGCCCGGCCGCGGCCCGGACCCGATCCCGCTGATCCTCACCCACGGCTGGCCGTGGACGTTCTGGCACTGGTCGAAGGTGATCGACCCGCTCGCCGACCCGGCCGCGTCCGGCGGTGACCCCGCCGACGCGTTCGACGTCATCGTGCCGTCCCTGCCGGGCTTCGGCTTCCCCGGTCCGCTCACCGGCTTCCCCGACGTCAACTTCTGGAAGGTGTCCGACCTCTGGCACACCCTGATGACCGAGACCCTGGGGTATGAGAAGTACGCCGCCGGAGGCTGCGACATCGGCGGGATCGTCTCCAGCCAGCTCGGCCACAAGTACGCCGACGAGCTGTACGGCATCCACATCGGCTCCGGCCTGCCGCTGGACTTCTTCACCGGCCCCCGCGCGTGGGACTTCGCCAGGAACCGGCCGCTCACCGATGACCAGCCGGCCGACGTCCGCGCTCGGATCATCGAGTTCGACCACCGTCATGCGGTGCACCTCGCCGTGCACATGCTCGACGGCGCCACCCTGGCGCACGGCCTGAGCGACTCACCCGCCGGACTGCTCGCCTGGCTGCTGGAACGCTGGACCGCCTGGAGCGACAACGGCGGCGACGTCGAGTCCGTCTTCACCAAGGACGACCTGCTCACCCACGCCACGATCTACTGGGTGAACAACTCCATCGCCACGTCGATGCGGTACTACGCCAACGCCAACCGCCACCCCTGGACCCCCTCCCACGACCGCACCCCGGTCGTGCGGGCCCCCGTCGGCATCACCTTCGTCACGTACGAGAACCCGCCGGGCATCCACACCGCCGCCGAGCGCGTCCAGGCGTTCATGAGCGGCCCGCAGGCCGCGTGGTTCAACCACGTCAACGTCAACGCGCACGACCACGGCGGCCACTTCATCCCCTGGGAGAACCCCGGCGCCTGGGTGACCGACCTGCGCCGCACCTTCCGCGACCGCAGACCCTGA
- a CDS encoding class I SAM-dependent methyltransferase, which translates to MPTLPDPLPQESHQARQIAESFGTDAERYDRARPDYPAALVDRVVAAAPGTDVLDVGCGTGIAARQFQAAGCRVLGVDPDARMADLARRAGVEAEVATFETWDPAGRMFDAVVAAQAWHWVDPVTGADRAARVLRPGGLFAAFWNVSHLPPDLGEAVAEVYRRVLPDSPMAGGATPGGVVSATGGYEILNTKAADGIRQTAAFHDPQEWRFEWERPYTRDEWLDMIPTTGFHTRLPQDTLREVLTGLGAAVDAAGGGFTMRYTTQVLTAARLG; encoded by the coding sequence ATGCCCACTTTACCGGACCCGCTTCCGCAGGAATCCCACCAGGCGAGGCAGATCGCCGAGTCGTTCGGCACCGACGCCGAACGCTACGACCGTGCACGTCCCGACTATCCGGCCGCTCTGGTGGACCGCGTCGTGGCCGCCGCGCCGGGGACCGACGTGCTCGACGTCGGGTGCGGCACCGGCATCGCCGCCAGGCAGTTCCAGGCAGCCGGCTGCCGGGTGCTCGGCGTGGACCCCGACGCGCGGATGGCGGACCTCGCCAGGCGCGCCGGCGTCGAGGCCGAGGTCGCGACGTTCGAGACCTGGGACCCCGCCGGCCGCATGTTCGACGCGGTCGTCGCCGCGCAGGCCTGGCACTGGGTCGACCCGGTCACCGGAGCGGACCGAGCGGCACGCGTGCTGCGTCCCGGCGGGCTGTTCGCGGCGTTCTGGAACGTCTCGCACCTGCCGCCTGACCTCGGCGAGGCCGTCGCCGAGGTGTACCGCCGGGTGCTGCCGGACTCCCCGATGGCCGGCGGCGCGACCCCCGGCGGCGTCGTGTCCGCCACCGGGGGGTACGAAATCCTCAACACCAAGGCGGCCGACGGCATCCGGCAGACGGCCGCGTTCCACGACCCGCAGGAGTGGCGGTTCGAGTGGGAACGGCCCTACACCCGCGACGAGTGGCTCGACATGATCCCCACCACCGGCTTCCACACCCGGCTCCCGCAGGACACCTTGCGTGAGGTGCTCACCGGCCTCGGCGCCGCCGTGGACGCGGCCGGAGGCGGCTTCACGATGCGTTACACCACGCAGGTCCTCACCGCGGCACGCCTCGGCTGA
- the secD gene encoding protein translocase subunit SecD produces the protein MSRAPLWRAVAAFVMVATALFLIFSMSPRLGLDLRGGTQLVFETRDSPTARADAEATDRALDVLRRRADALGVVDPTLLRSGERRIIVELPGVLDPRQAAAVIGKTAQLAFHPVLGPAGASGASGTVLADESGQRLRLGPVAIAGDGVSDAAARNDPQQGAGWFVTVDFRDAGAWRRLTGDAACHDPGDPRRRVAIVLDDEIISSPQVDVDTPCQAGMPGGSTQITGSFTYQQAQDLAVLIKGGSLPVPLSLIEQRTVGPTLGAQAIEASAKAGIAGVLLTALFITVVYRLAGLTAIIALAAYGLISYAALLALGATLTLPGLAGFVLAIGMAVDANVLVFERAREEYGRAPRRGLRAALDRGFANAWSAIADSTITTLLAAGLLFWLASGPVRGFGVTLAIGVLASLASAMLITRVLTHLLLTGRAGPRLTRWSGLTSRGRVRDWITRREPRLMNRRRRWLAGAATLVAVAVAGLVLHGLNFGVEFTGGRMIEFTAAQPVNAEAARQAVTEAGHPSATVQATGTSVSVRAGQISADEVAGLEQALDARLGEVTKQRDELIGPSLGDELRRNALIALAVALAAQLTYLAFRFRWTFGTAAVVALVVDTLAVIGLFAWLGKPVDGVFLAAVLTVIGYSINDKVVVFDRVRELWQARPQARFPDVVNTAILQTVPRTVNTGLGALFILGALAVFGGDSLRDFAIALIAGIVIGTASSSFVAGPVAIELERHSRRPPPEPPAPRRRTRQGTGAVL, from the coding sequence ATGTCCCGTGCGCCGTTGTGGCGCGCGGTGGCGGCATTCGTCATGGTCGCCACCGCACTGTTCCTGATCTTCAGTATGTCGCCGCGCCTGGGTCTGGACCTGCGTGGCGGCACCCAGCTCGTCTTCGAGACCCGCGACTCCCCCACCGCCAGGGCCGACGCCGAGGCCACCGACCGTGCCCTGGACGTCCTGCGGCGGCGCGCCGACGCGCTCGGCGTGGTGGACCCCACATTGCTGCGTTCCGGTGAGCGGCGCATCATCGTCGAGCTCCCCGGCGTGCTCGACCCCCGCCAGGCCGCCGCCGTCATCGGCAAGACCGCTCAGCTCGCGTTCCACCCCGTGCTCGGCCCGGCCGGCGCTTCCGGCGCCTCCGGGACGGTCCTGGCCGACGAGTCGGGGCAGCGCCTGCGGCTCGGCCCGGTCGCGATCGCCGGGGACGGGGTGAGCGACGCCGCCGCGCGCAACGACCCGCAGCAGGGGGCCGGGTGGTTCGTCACCGTCGATTTCCGCGACGCCGGCGCCTGGCGGCGGCTGACCGGCGACGCCGCGTGTCACGACCCCGGTGACCCTCGGCGGCGTGTCGCCATCGTCCTCGACGACGAGATCATCTCCTCGCCTCAGGTCGACGTGGACACCCCCTGCCAGGCCGGCATGCCCGGCGGATCCACCCAGATCACCGGCTCGTTCACCTACCAGCAGGCGCAGGACCTCGCCGTACTGATCAAGGGGGGTTCCCTGCCGGTTCCCCTCAGCCTCATCGAGCAGCGCACCGTCGGCCCCACCCTCGGCGCGCAGGCCATCGAGGCCAGCGCCAAGGCAGGCATCGCCGGCGTGCTGCTCACCGCGCTGTTCATCACCGTCGTCTACCGGTTGGCGGGGTTGACGGCCATCATCGCACTGGCGGCCTACGGACTCATCTCCTACGCCGCGCTGCTCGCGCTCGGCGCGACCCTCACCCTGCCGGGCCTGGCGGGATTCGTCCTGGCCATCGGCATGGCGGTCGACGCCAACGTGCTGGTGTTCGAACGGGCCCGCGAGGAGTACGGCCGGGCTCCGCGCCGTGGCCTGCGGGCCGCGCTCGACCGCGGCTTCGCCAACGCCTGGAGCGCCATCGCCGACTCCACCATCACCACACTCCTGGCCGCCGGTCTGCTGTTCTGGCTGGCCTCGGGGCCGGTGCGCGGGTTCGGCGTGACGCTGGCCATCGGCGTCCTCGCCTCGCTCGCGTCCGCCATGCTCATCACCCGCGTCCTGACCCACCTTCTGCTCACCGGCAGGGCCGGGCCGCGGCTGACCCGGTGGTCGGGGCTGACGTCGCGGGGCCGGGTCCGGGACTGGATCACGCGGCGGGAACCGCGCCTGATGAACCGGCGCAGGCGATGGCTGGCCGGTGCCGCCACCCTGGTGGCCGTGGCCGTCGCCGGACTGGTCCTGCACGGGCTGAACTTCGGCGTCGAGTTCACCGGTGGCCGCATGATCGAGTTCACCGCGGCGCAGCCGGTGAACGCCGAAGCGGCACGGCAGGCGGTGACCGAGGCCGGTCACCCGTCCGCCACCGTGCAGGCCACCGGCACCAGCGTGTCGGTGCGGGCCGGCCAGATCAGCGCCGACGAGGTCGCCGGTCTGGAGCAGGCGCTCGACGCGCGGCTCGGCGAGGTGACCAAGCAGCGCGACGAACTCATCGGCCCGAGCCTCGGTGACGAGCTGCGCCGCAACGCGCTGATCGCGCTCGCCGTGGCGCTGGCGGCACAGCTGACCTACCTGGCGTTCCGGTTCCGGTGGACGTTCGGCACCGCCGCCGTGGTCGCGCTCGTCGTGGACACCCTCGCGGTGATCGGCTTGTTCGCCTGGCTCGGCAAGCCCGTCGACGGAGTCTTCCTGGCCGCCGTGCTGACCGTCATCGGCTACTCCATCAACGACAAGGTGGTGGTCTTCGACCGTGTCCGCGAACTGTGGCAGGCCCGGCCGCAGGCAAGGTTCCCCGACGTGGTGAACACCGCGATCCTGCAGACCGTGCCACGTACCGTCAACACCGGTCTCGGCGCGCTTTTCATCCTCGGCGCGCTGGCCGTCTTCGGCGGCGACAGCCTGCGTGACTTCGCCATCGCGCTCATCGCCGGCATCGTGATCGGCACCGCGTCCTCCTCGTTCGTCGCCGGACCGGTGGCGATCGAGCTGGAACGCCACAGCCGGCGACCCCCACCCGAGCCTCCCGCGCCGCGCCGGCGCACCCGGCAAGGCACAGGCGCGGTCCTGTGA
- a CDS encoding response regulator: MRVLVVEDFEILARSIGTGLRREGMAVDVVLDGTAAVDRLAVTRYDVVILDRDLPGVHGDEICRRLAGGRCPSRVLMLTASGTIEDRVDGLSLGADDYLPKPFAFAELVARVRALARRATPPLPPVLAYGDITLDPARRVASRAGRRLELSPREFALLECLLGVPGRVVSSEELLERVWDEAADPFTSAVKHAVHRLRGKLGDPPVIETVREGGYRIGPS, from the coding sequence GTGAGGGTCCTCGTCGTCGAGGACTTCGAGATCCTCGCCCGCTCCATCGGCACCGGGCTGCGCCGCGAAGGCATGGCCGTCGACGTCGTCCTGGACGGGACCGCCGCCGTCGACCGGCTCGCCGTCACCCGGTACGACGTGGTGATCCTCGACCGCGACCTGCCGGGGGTGCACGGCGACGAGATCTGCCGGCGCCTCGCCGGCGGCCGCTGCCCGAGCCGCGTACTGATGCTCACCGCCTCCGGCACGATCGAGGACCGCGTCGACGGGCTGAGCCTCGGCGCCGACGACTACCTCCCCAAGCCCTTCGCGTTCGCCGAACTGGTCGCCCGCGTCCGTGCCCTGGCCCGCCGCGCCACCCCTCCCCTGCCGCCTGTCTTGGCGTACGGGGACATCACCCTCGATCCGGCCCGCCGCGTCGCGTCCCGGGCCGGCCGGCGCCTCGAACTGAGCCCCAGGGAGTTCGCGCTGCTCGAATGCCTGCTCGGCGTGCCGGGCCGGGTCGTCTCCAGTGAGGAACTGCTGGAACGCGTCTGGGACGAGGCCGCCGACCCCTTCACCAGCGCGGTCAAGCACGCGGTGCACCGGCTGCGCGGCAAGCTCGGCGACCCGCCGGTGATCGAGACCGTCCGCGAAGGCGGCTACCGCATCGGACCGTCATGA